Proteins from a genomic interval of Tenacibaculum sp. SZ-18:
- a CDS encoding helix-turn-helix transcriptional regulator yields MYTIDIDISIDNKYVLDEILILKSINNHCGLATKEYIVKESFGSGFVKSWNFDGLMIRHREVLFSSDIKVRGEQKTNALIFSILLNGEKVISLPQSNIELIQEELESCISFINLANGCVVYPKGKLIREIVIKMSDAFIQKHQLDKDFPIYEDYDVRNLKNNFSNQLDYKTQQIVNELLEDNRNGLLKRLFLESKVLELLMLRLDSKSSGLKNSTILKKVHLAKDFIVNNLDVQISIQELSKKVFLNEFQLKKEFKSNFGTTIFDFALQQRIVEAKKLLSKTSKPIYEIAELVGYKNPTHFSAAFKKIVKQTPKQYRNTV; encoded by the coding sequence ATGTATACTATTGATATTGATATTAGTATCGATAATAAATATGTTTTAGATGAGATTTTGATACTTAAAAGTATAAATAATCACTGTGGTTTAGCAACCAAAGAATATATCGTAAAAGAAAGTTTTGGTTCTGGATTTGTAAAGAGTTGGAATTTCGATGGTTTAATGATACGACATCGAGAGGTTTTATTTTCATCTGATATTAAAGTTAGAGGTGAACAGAAAACTAATGCGCTTATTTTTTCGATATTACTTAATGGCGAGAAAGTGATTTCCCTGCCACAATCTAATATTGAATTAATACAAGAAGAACTAGAGAGTTGTATCTCATTTATAAACTTAGCCAATGGCTGTGTAGTTTACCCGAAAGGAAAGCTGATAAGAGAAATTGTTATTAAAATGTCAGATGCTTTTATTCAAAAACATCAGCTAGACAAGGACTTCCCAATATACGAGGATTATGATGTACGTAACTTAAAAAATAATTTTTCTAATCAATTAGATTATAAAACGCAGCAAATCGTAAATGAATTATTAGAAGATAATAGAAACGGTTTACTGAAAAGATTGTTCTTAGAATCTAAAGTTTTAGAATTACTAATGTTACGTCTTGATAGTAAAAGCTCGGGCTTAAAGAATTCAACGATTTTGAAAAAAGTTCATTTAGCCAAAGATTTTATTGTAAATAATTTAGACGTTCAAATTTCTATTCAAGAACTTTCTAAGAAGGTGTTTTTAAATGAGTTTCAATTAAAAAAAGAATTTAAGTCGAATTTTGGAACCACAATTTTTGATTTTGCTTTACAGCAAAGAATAGTTGAGGCGAAGAAATTACTCTCTAAAACCTCAAAACCCATCTATGAAATTGCCGAATTAGTCGGATATAAGAATCCAACCCATTTTTCAGCAGCCTTTAAAAAAATCGTAAAACAGACTCCGAAACAATATCGAAATACCGTTTAG
- a CDS encoding sterol desaturase family protein: protein MNLLDVESFAIQLQHMSFIVLVLMIVEWGILIFSNYIESKKEGVVSIVSYLIQSIPYFLLSKVLIVGVMFGLYNFRVFELGFEWYYWILAYLLYDFTVFFIHFLGHKVRFLWCIHGVHHTAEEMNLTVVARGSIFDVFFTPFNFIWLPILGFHPFMIFVIEPIARLYATLTHISEKYVGKHKWLEYIFVTPSVHRVHHAKNHIYLDRNYGETFSIWDRIFKTFQKEVDNERIEYGIMHDELNSESFWHVQFLMWKELWFDVKNAPTIIDKIKYVLMPPGWNHIDGGKRSESYREEAWKKKGIKN from the coding sequence ATGAACTTATTAGACGTTGAATCTTTTGCTATTCAGTTACAACACATGAGCTTTATTGTTCTCGTGTTAATGATTGTGGAGTGGGGGATACTTATTTTCTCTAATTATATCGAAAGTAAAAAAGAAGGTGTTGTTAGTATTGTTTCTTATCTGATACAAAGTATTCCTTACTTTTTACTTTCTAAGGTACTAATTGTTGGGGTTATGTTCGGACTATATAACTTTCGAGTATTTGAACTCGGATTTGAGTGGTATTACTGGATTTTAGCATATTTATTATACGATTTCACTGTTTTTTTTATTCATTTCTTGGGACATAAAGTAAGATTTCTTTGGTGCATTCATGGAGTTCATCATACAGCAGAAGAAATGAATTTAACTGTGGTTGCAAGAGGATCTATTTTTGATGTGTTTTTCACTCCATTTAATTTCATTTGGTTACCGATTTTAGGTTTTCATCCATTTATGATATTTGTAATTGAACCAATTGCGAGATTATATGCTACATTAACTCATATTAGTGAAAAATATGTAGGTAAGCATAAATGGCTAGAATACATTTTTGTTACACCTTCGGTACATCGTGTTCATCATGCGAAAAATCATATTTATTTAGATAGAAACTACGGTGAAACCTTTAGCATCTGGGACAGAATTTTTAAAACATTTCAGAAGGAAGTCGACAATGAAAGAATCGAATATGGAATTATGCACGATGAATTAAATAGTGAGAGCTTTTGGCACGTTCAATTTTTAATGTGGAAAGAACTTTGGTTCGATGTTAAAAATGCTCCAACAATTATTGATAAAATTAAATACGTACTAATGCCACCTGGATGGAACCATATTGATGGCGGGAAAAGATCAGAAAGTTATAGAGAAGAAGCTTGGAAAAAAAAAGGAATTAAGAACTAA
- a CDS encoding crotonase/enoyl-CoA hydratase family protein, whose protein sequence is MIKTYKYFDIDYYPEHELLLWKIKSDGIPNFSLEGLKEFTAFANDLKMILADNGYPLKYIASSSMHPEVYNMGGDLPFFFENIINQNREVLTEYAHLCIEVIHNIYNSFGLPAISIALVEGNAYGGGFECVAAHDIILANNDAKFCLPENKFNLFPGMGAYSFLFRKLNFKTASDVLYNGDIYDASQMKELGLVNQIFKNNRGIDRLVEYINKTSYNFIYNHHKCLKRVFPLQKSELIDITDIWVDACLNLDNKSLRRMELIINAQNRKLKQKVIK, encoded by the coding sequence ATGATAAAGACGTATAAATATTTTGATATCGATTATTATCCAGAACATGAATTACTGTTGTGGAAGATTAAATCCGATGGTATCCCAAACTTCTCACTAGAAGGTTTAAAAGAATTTACAGCTTTTGCAAATGACTTGAAGATGATTTTAGCTGATAATGGATATCCCCTAAAATATATAGCTTCATCTTCCATGCATCCAGAAGTTTATAATATGGGAGGAGATTTACCATTCTTTTTCGAGAATATTATAAATCAAAATCGTGAGGTATTAACGGAGTATGCACATTTGTGTATTGAGGTTATTCATAATATCTATAATAGTTTTGGTCTTCCTGCAATTAGTATTGCTTTAGTTGAAGGAAATGCATATGGTGGCGGCTTCGAATGTGTTGCAGCTCACGATATTATATTAGCAAATAATGATGCAAAATTCTGCTTACCAGAAAATAAATTTAATCTTTTTCCTGGAATGGGAGCTTATAGTTTTCTATTTAGAAAGCTAAACTTCAAAACAGCATCAGACGTTTTATATAATGGAGATATTTATGACGCTTCTCAAATGAAAGAACTAGGGTTAGTAAATCAAATATTTAAAAATAACAGAGGAATTGATAGACTGGTTGAATATATCAATAAAACCAGTTATAATTTCATTTATAATCATCACAAATGTTTAAAAAGAGTTTTCCCTTTACAAAAAAGTGAACTAATCGATATAACAGATATATGGGTAGATGCTTGCTTAAATTTAGATAATAAAAGTCTACGGAGAATGGAGTTAATTATAAATGCTCAAAATAGAAAACTAAAACAAAAAGTAATTAAATAA
- a CDS encoding alpha/beta hydrolase: MKGKRERYKLLFNMKKHLFLILLIAFHIKISSQSKLAGSYGLDSDVQEFLNVIHSYEGLPLQDLELEIGRKVMEGMQQDSILNFDKIIFEKQTITINQKSVKTVFVKPRNSQKEILPALIYFHGGGWVYNSFDTHKRLMRDIALRANIGIVFVEYSRAPEAKFPIANEEGYLTALYLSKYGNKHGLDPNKISVGGDSAGGNMAAVISLMAKERQEFELVSQVLINPVTDTNTNTKSYEQFSKGHYLSRDIMIWFWNQYAPDKSQHYSSKIAPLKATNEELTNLPQTLLITAEYDVLRDEGEAYAKKLRMAKVPVTSTRYGGTIHDFVVLNALKDTNPSRAALNQICDFLRETFLTPETNNLK, from the coding sequence ATGAAAGGAAAAAGAGAACGTTACAAGCTACTATTTAACATGAAAAAACACTTATTCTTAATACTGTTAATAGCTTTTCATATTAAAATTTCTAGTCAATCAAAACTAGCAGGTAGTTATGGATTAGATTCTGATGTTCAAGAATTTTTGAATGTCATTCATTCTTATGAGGGACTACCATTACAAGATTTGGAATTGGAAATTGGAAGGAAAGTTATGGAAGGAATGCAACAAGATTCTATATTGAATTTTGATAAAATAATTTTTGAAAAACAAACGATAACTATCAATCAAAAATCTGTTAAAACAGTATTTGTAAAACCGAGAAATTCTCAAAAGGAAATATTACCTGCTTTAATCTATTTTCATGGCGGTGGTTGGGTTTATAATAGCTTTGATACTCATAAAAGATTAATGCGTGATATTGCGCTTAGAGCAAATATTGGAATTGTATTTGTCGAGTATTCAAGAGCTCCTGAAGCTAAATTTCCAATTGCAAATGAAGAAGGGTATTTAACTGCTTTATATCTATCCAAATATGGAAATAAACATGGTCTAGATCCAAATAAAATAAGTGTGGGCGGAGATAGTGCTGGAGGGAACATGGCTGCTGTAATCAGCTTAATGGCTAAAGAAAGACAAGAATTTGAATTAGTCTCACAGGTATTAATCAACCCAGTAACGGATACAAATACCAATACAAAATCATATGAACAATTTTCAAAAGGACATTATCTTTCTAGAGACATTATGATATGGTTTTGGAATCAATATGCTCCAGATAAAAGCCAGCACTATTCAAGTAAAATTGCTCCTTTAAAAGCTACAAACGAAGAGCTAACAAATTTACCTCAAACATTATTGATAACTGCCGAGTATGATGTTTTAAGAGATGAAGGTGAAGCATATGCTAAAAAATTAAGAATGGCTAAAGTCCCTGTAACTTCAACAAGATATGGAGGAACAATTCATGATTTTGTTGTGTTAAATGCTTTGAAAGACACAAATCCTTCTCGGGCAGCATTAAATCAAATATGTGATTTCCTTAGAGAAACATTTTTAACCCCCGAAACCAATAACCTAAAATGA
- a CDS encoding heparan-alpha-glucosaminide N-acetyltransferase domain-containing protein, translating to MEKQNRVRVVDFGRGLSVLMMIPIHVLMLFATVDTWENSFTGSFGQLLERGSPSFLIAMGISFAFSKKSNRNGILKKALLIIALGYVLNFLRFIVPILFFGGFPQSFVEASGLEMSNIKVMMDYLLKGDMFQLVGLSLFLIGLSYNFLTKNKYVIIILCLAILWLSKTVSGIQLGIPVIDYLLTLVWGNNFDVYFPLFPWMAFILIGLFLGLNYQEKNNYVNKGLALPSLYIGLIFAIIGKLLCDYNYEYHFGDYYHLGPGGALGLMGVLLVMLWIIYHIERLLPKDNLVSKLFFYCSKNVTKFYILQWVLIYWLLAFTSFSMCSELTVISIIIGINIGTFGLLYLLNKALISRNERKKRTLQATI from the coding sequence ATGGAAAAACAAAATAGAGTTAGAGTAGTAGACTTTGGAAGAGGACTTAGTGTATTAATGATGATACCAATACACGTATTAATGCTTTTTGCTACCGTTGATACATGGGAAAACTCATTTACAGGAAGCTTTGGTCAACTTTTAGAAAGAGGATCACCTAGTTTTCTTATTGCTATGGGGATATCTTTCGCTTTTTCAAAAAAATCAAATAGAAACGGAATACTAAAAAAGGCATTACTCATCATTGCTCTTGGTTATGTATTAAACTTTCTACGATTTATTGTTCCTATTTTATTTTTTGGTGGTTTCCCACAGAGTTTTGTAGAGGCAAGTGGCTTAGAAATGAGCAATATCAAAGTAATGATGGATTATTTATTAAAAGGAGATATGTTTCAATTGGTAGGGCTTTCCTTATTTCTAATTGGTTTATCCTATAATTTCCTAACAAAAAACAAATATGTTATTATTATACTTTGCCTTGCAATACTATGGTTATCAAAAACTGTAAGTGGTATTCAATTAGGAATTCCAGTAATAGATTACCTATTAACCTTAGTTTGGGGTAATAACTTTGATGTATACTTTCCTTTATTTCCTTGGATGGCTTTTATTCTTATAGGTCTTTTCTTAGGTTTAAATTATCAAGAAAAGAATAATTATGTTAATAAGGGATTAGCACTACCATCATTATACATAGGCCTTATTTTTGCTATCATTGGAAAATTACTTTGTGATTATAATTATGAATATCATTTTGGTGATTACTATCATTTAGGTCCTGGTGGGGCTCTTGGTTTAATGGGTGTATTACTAGTTATGCTATGGATTATTTATCACATTGAAAGATTATTGCCAAAAGATAATTTAGTCTCTAAATTGTTCTTCTACTGTAGTAAAAACGTAACAAAATTCTATATACTGCAATGGGTTCTAATTTATTGGCTACTTGCTTTCACTAGTTTTTCTATGTGTAGTGAATTGACTGTAATCTCAATTATTATTGGAATTAACATTGGGACTTTTGGATTACTTTATCTTTTAAATAAAGCTTTAATTTCAAGGAATGAAAGGAAAAAGAGAACGTTACAAGCTACTATTTAA
- a CDS encoding nitroreductase family protein produces the protein MNFEELSQLIKERKTTYAYDFSEQKISKETIEAVVSNALWAPTHKLTQPWRFVVLEGQHKHELGQYMADYYRKRYTEEEFSNERYETTKSYAKNATLLALVFQPSKRAQLPEWEEIAAISCAIQNMWLSCTAIKLGCYWDTAEATMEYGKCIRLEEGERFLGIFFMGHLKADIESGNRRRKPLSKKLSWINS, from the coding sequence ATGAATTTTGAAGAATTATCACAATTAATTAAAGAAAGAAAAACAACTTATGCTTATGATTTTTCAGAGCAAAAAATTAGTAAAGAAACTATAGAAGCTGTTGTATCAAATGCTCTATGGGCTCCTACACACAAACTTACACAACCCTGGCGGTTTGTTGTTCTAGAAGGTCAACATAAACATGAATTAGGCCAATATATGGCGGACTATTACAGAAAACGATATACAGAAGAAGAGTTTTCTAACGAGCGTTATGAAACTACAAAATCATATGCAAAAAATGCCACATTACTTGCCTTAGTATTTCAACCTAGCAAAAGAGCTCAGCTTCCTGAATGGGAAGAGATAGCTGCTATATCTTGTGCTATTCAGAATATGTGGTTGAGTTGTACAGCCATAAAATTAGGTTGCTATTGGGATACCGCAGAAGCTACAATGGAATATGGTAAATGTATACGATTAGAAGAAGGAGAAAGATTTCTTGGAATTTTCTTTATGGGACATCTTAAAGCAGATATAGAATCAGGAAACAGACGAAGAAAGCCTTTATCTAAGAAATTAAGTTGGATAAATTCATAA
- a CDS encoding IucA/IucC family protein: MFDTNISHLQPHIWEIVNRNLIKKALSEFSHELILKPEFLKSENGWNRYRITSDCKQFTYEFNAKKYLLDHWYIDNKSITKRDGNTYNRSLDALCFITEFRKTLGIPDQFLGTYLEEITSTLFGAAYKLANEKFLAHELYNKSFQDIEHAMTEGHPCFVANNGRIGFNTNDYHLYAPETNKPFHIVWIGVHKNYASFTGVKDYDYDSLLRIELGEEKVYEFSQIIEDMNLDRNNYLFMPVHPWQWTNKITHVFAADIAQKNIVFVGESEDEYSAQQSIRTLFNLTNPEKLYTKGALSILNMGFMRGLSPYYMKSTPPITTWITELLSEDTYLLDNGFSMLGEVATIGYKNHYYEVLGKTNPHNKMLSALWRESPITKISSNQRVLTMAALLHLDSEDNSLLSSLIENSPCGATNWIKNYLRAYLSPLLHCFYQYEFVFMPHGENIIIVLEEHTPVYVLMKDITEEVIVFNTKMELPEHVDRLFTETTDTMKVLSIFTDVFDCFFRFMAEQLETQIGFSEHNFWQLVAECIYEYQDKFPQLKEKFERYDLFVDEFDRCCLNRLQLSNTRQMLNLADPIESLKLDGTLENPLAKFRKERKISNSISVTV; encoded by the coding sequence ATGTTTGATACTAATATATCACATTTACAACCTCACATTTGGGAAATTGTAAATCGTAATTTAATAAAGAAAGCTCTTAGCGAGTTTTCACATGAACTGATACTTAAACCAGAATTTTTAAAATCTGAGAATGGTTGGAATCGTTATCGAATTACTTCTGATTGTAAGCAATTCACTTATGAATTTAATGCTAAAAAATATCTGTTAGATCATTGGTATATCGACAATAAAAGTATTACTAAACGTGATGGAAATACATATAACAGATCTCTAGACGCATTGTGTTTTATAACAGAGTTTAGAAAAACATTAGGTATACCTGATCAATTCTTAGGAACATATTTAGAGGAAATTACAAGTACATTATTCGGGGCGGCCTACAAATTGGCTAATGAGAAATTTTTAGCACATGAGCTATACAATAAAAGTTTTCAAGATATTGAACATGCCATGACTGAAGGTCATCCTTGTTTCGTTGCCAATAACGGTAGAATTGGATTCAATACTAATGATTATCACTTATATGCACCTGAAACAAATAAACCTTTTCATATAGTTTGGATTGGAGTTCATAAAAATTATGCTTCTTTCACAGGTGTTAAAGATTATGATTACGACAGTCTTTTACGTATTGAATTGGGAGAGGAAAAAGTTTATGAATTTTCTCAAATAATTGAGGACATGAATTTGGATAGAAACAATTATCTATTCATGCCTGTTCACCCTTGGCAATGGACAAATAAGATTACTCATGTATTTGCTGCTGATATTGCACAGAAGAATATAGTTTTTGTTGGAGAAAGTGAAGATGAATATTCGGCACAACAATCTATACGAACACTTTTTAATTTAACAAATCCAGAAAAATTATATACAAAAGGAGCTCTATCTATTCTAAATATGGGATTCATGCGAGGATTGTCTCCTTACTATATGAAAAGTACCCCACCAATTACTACTTGGATTACCGAACTTCTTTCAGAAGATACATACTTGCTGGATAATGGTTTTTCAATGCTCGGTGAAGTCGCCACGATAGGATATAAAAATCACTATTATGAAGTTTTGGGCAAAACTAATCCTCATAATAAAATGCTCTCGGCACTTTGGAGAGAAAGCCCAATTACTAAAATATCTTCGAATCAACGAGTATTAACAATGGCCGCTTTATTGCATCTTGATTCTGAAGATAATTCATTATTATCATCCCTAATTGAAAATTCTCCATGTGGAGCTACAAATTGGATTAAAAATTATTTAAGAGCGTATTTATCACCATTGTTACACTGCTTTTATCAATACGAATTTGTGTTCATGCCTCATGGAGAAAATATAATAATCGTGCTTGAAGAGCACACTCCTGTTTATGTGCTAATGAAAGACATTACAGAAGAAGTAATCGTGTTCAATACAAAAATGGAATTACCTGAACATGTTGACCGATTATTCACAGAAACGACAGATACAATGAAGGTATTATCAATTTTTACCGATGTTTTTGATTGTTTCTTCCGATTTATGGCTGAACAACTAGAAACCCAAATCGGATTTTCAGAACATAATTTCTGGCAGCTGGTAGCAGAGTGTATTTATGAATATCAAGATAAATTCCCTCAACTCAAAGAAAAATTTGAACGATACGATTTATTTGTTGATGAGTTTGACCGTTGTTGTTTAAATAGATTACAGTTAAGTAACACCAGACAAATGTTAAATTTAGCTGATCCTATTGAGAGTCTAAAGTTAGATGGGACCCTTGAAAATCCTCTAGCTAAATTCAGAAAAGAAAGAAAAATTTCTAACTCTATTTCAGTAACTGTATAA
- a CDS encoding GNAT family N-acetyltransferase — translation MISTNQIVFSREIEKIGTISIRPIQLDSDIDILFSWVTKPYAKYWGMLGQTIDEVKQSYQEIEDNNYHHTYIGLLNERPIFLMERYKASQDIIASHYKALDDDYGMHILVAPVEKRIPNFTWEVFRTVMEYFFSLSFVTRVVVEPDKNNNKIHLLNKKAGFVYHKEIELPHKVASLAFCTKKLYQEAIKKI, via the coding sequence ATGATTTCAACGAATCAAATAGTATTTAGCAGGGAAATTGAGAAAATAGGTACAATAAGTATAAGACCTATTCAATTAGATTCTGATATCGATATACTTTTCAGTTGGGTCACAAAACCATATGCAAAATATTGGGGAATGTTAGGACAAACTATAGATGAAGTAAAACAATCATATCAAGAAATTGAAGATAATAATTATCATCATACTTATATAGGATTATTAAACGAAAGACCAATTTTTTTAATGGAGAGATATAAAGCTTCACAAGATATTATAGCCTCTCATTACAAAGCTCTAGATGACGATTATGGAATGCATATTCTAGTTGCGCCAGTTGAAAAAAGAATACCAAATTTTACTTGGGAAGTTTTTAGAACTGTAATGGAATACTTCTTCAGTTTGTCCTTTGTAACTAGAGTAGTGGTAGAACCTGATAAAAACAATAATAAAATTCATTTGTTAAACAAGAAGGCAGGCTTTGTATACCATAAAGAAATAGAATTGCCACATAAAGTAGCGTCATTAGCTTTTTGTACTAAGAAATTATACCAAGAAGCAATTAAGAAAATTTAA
- a CDS encoding GNAT family N-acetyltransferase — protein sequence MIENLNFNKEYKSFGNIEIRPFNIETDSDFLQSWVTQDYAVFWGMQNASLQDVKEEYTKLQEPEHYNVFVGLYNNKPAFVLERYDPRKDIIGKFYEAKYTDCGIHIIVAPPTKTKIENFTWFMFRAIMDFVFTNLMVYRILVEPDIRNKKMFALCQRIGFQLDKIIELPHKTAQLAFLTRENYQQKIKSLLPSKRSTMNTIDNVVSPQQSTHHIQPTAWEQANRLLIKKALCEFSHELLIEPVVQNDLENGYKEFIIKADDNNIIYFFNAKPLALNHYMIDDNSIRKTINNQVAELDAIFFIKEFRKALGIADEKMPIYLEEIISTLYGSAFKITKGNPTAKELAIADFQTIEQSMTEGHPGFVANNGRIGFDSTDYRTYAPEAGNSFSLLWLAGHKSKAVYAAIESLPYEKLILQELAAATIENFNATIKEKGYNPEDYLFLPIHPWQWFNKLANIFAPEVAKGDLICLGYGPDQYLAQQSIRTLFNTSNPQKFYTKSALSILNMGFMRGLPLYYLGTAPKMAVWLENLLYSDSYIKENGFRMLSEIGSVSYVNPYFEEFGPHNDYNKMLASLWRESPYSKVKNSQKPITMAALLHIDHHGNALLPEMIKDSGLSIDDWIRKYLQAYLSPMLHCFYYYDLVFMPHGENIILVLEDNIPVYALLKDITEEACILSTDVELPEHLKRMYAPVPEDVKLLSIFTDMFDGFFRFLSPILEEHANYSENRFWELVAENISEYQDKFPELEQKFIKYDLFADDFKLSCLNRLQLNNHKQMIDLDDPVALLQFAGKLVNPIAQFKNQEV from the coding sequence ATGATAGAAAATCTTAATTTTAATAAAGAATATAAAAGTTTTGGAAATATTGAAATTAGACCGTTCAATATAGAAACTGATTCTGATTTTTTGCAATCATGGGTCACTCAGGACTATGCAGTTTTTTGGGGAATGCAAAATGCTTCTTTACAAGATGTAAAAGAAGAATATACAAAATTACAGGAACCCGAACATTATAATGTTTTTGTAGGACTTTATAATAATAAACCAGCATTCGTTTTAGAAAGATATGATCCTAGAAAGGATATAATTGGTAAATTTTATGAGGCTAAGTATACTGATTGTGGAATACACATTATAGTTGCACCTCCAACAAAAACAAAAATTGAGAATTTTACTTGGTTCATGTTTAGAGCTATAATGGATTTTGTTTTTACAAACCTTATGGTCTACAGAATTCTAGTAGAGCCAGACATAAGAAATAAAAAAATGTTTGCCTTGTGCCAGCGAATAGGTTTTCAATTAGATAAAATTATTGAATTACCTCATAAAACAGCACAGCTAGCATTTTTAACTAGAGAAAATTATCAACAAAAAATCAAATCTCTTTTACCTTCAAAAAGAAGTACTATGAACACAATAGATAACGTGGTTTCCCCACAACAATCAACTCATCATATACAGCCTACAGCATGGGAACAAGCTAATCGTTTATTAATTAAAAAAGCATTATGTGAATTTTCACATGAGTTATTAATTGAACCAGTAGTTCAAAATGATTTAGAAAATGGTTACAAAGAATTTATAATAAAGGCTGACGATAATAACATTATTTATTTTTTTAATGCAAAGCCCTTGGCGTTAAATCATTATATGATTGATGACAACTCGATCAGAAAAACTATCAACAATCAAGTAGCTGAATTAGACGCAATTTTCTTTATTAAAGAATTTAGAAAAGCATTGGGAATTGCAGACGAAAAAATGCCTATTTATCTTGAAGAAATTATCAGTACCTTATATGGTAGTGCTTTCAAAATAACCAAAGGAAATCCGACTGCGAAAGAATTAGCTATTGCTGATTTTCAAACTATTGAACAATCAATGACTGAAGGACACCCAGGTTTTGTAGCTAATAATGGAAGAATTGGATTTGACAGTACAGATTATCGCACTTATGCACCAGAAGCAGGAAACTCGTTTTCTTTGTTATGGTTGGCTGGTCATAAAAGTAAAGCAGTTTATGCCGCGATTGAAAGTTTACCCTATGAAAAATTAATCCTTCAGGAATTAGCTGCTGCAACAATTGAGAACTTCAATGCAACCATCAAGGAAAAAGGTTATAATCCTGAAGATTATTTGTTTTTACCGATTCACCCATGGCAATGGTTTAATAAACTTGCGAATATATTTGCTCCTGAAGTGGCAAAAGGTGATCTGATATGCTTAGGCTATGGACCCGATCAATATTTAGCTCAGCAATCTATTCGAACATTATTTAATACTAGTAATCCCCAAAAATTCTATACCAAATCTGCCCTATCAATCTTAAATATGGGATTCATGAGAGGACTACCTCTATATTATCTTGGAACCGCACCTAAGATGGCAGTTTGGTTGGAGAATTTACTATATAGCGATTCTTATATTAAAGAAAACGGATTTAGAATGCTTAGTGAAATTGGTTCAGTAAGTTATGTTAATCCGTACTTTGAAGAATTTGGTCCACATAATGATTATAACAAAATGTTAGCTTCATTATGGAGAGAAAGTCCATACTCTAAAGTTAAGAATAGTCAAAAGCCGATTACAATGGCAGCCTTATTACATATTGATCATCATGGTAATGCTCTTTTACCCGAAATGATAAAAGATTCTGGTCTTTCAATAGATGACTGGATTCGTAAATATTTACAGGCATATTTAAGTCCAATGTTACATTGTTTCTACTATTATGACTTAGTATTTATGCCTCATGGAGAAAATATAATTCTTGTTTTAGAAGATAATATTCCAGTATATGCTTTATTAAAAGACATCACTGAAGAAGCCTGTATTTTAAGTACAGATGTAGAATTACCAGAGCATTTAAAACGGATGTATGCACCTGTTCCCGAAGATGTGAAGTTATTATCAATTTTTACAGATATGTTCGACGGTTTTTTCCGTTTCCTATCACCAATTTTAGAAGAACATGCAAACTATAGTGAAAATAGATTCTGGGAATTAGTTGCTGAAAATATTTCTGAATATCAAGATAAATTTCCTGAGTTAGAGCAAAAATTTATAAAGTATGACTTGTTTGCTGATGATTTCAAATTATCATGTTTAAATAGATTACAATTAAACAATCATAAACAAATGATTGACTTAGATGATCCGGTTGCTCTATTACAATTTGCTGGAAAACTTGTAAATCCGATAGCTCAGTTTAAAAATCAAGAAGTATAG